The sequence below is a genomic window from Methanobrevibacter sp..
AGAATTATTTCTGAAACTTTAAAGATTGGTTATAAAAATAAGGTTGAAGTTGAAGAAAGTATGGAACAAATCTTAATTGTTGAAGTTGGAAAAATGACTAATGGGTTGGGCACCATTAAAACCCTTACTGAACTGGCTCCATTTTTAGGTTTAATTGGAACTGTTATTGGTATTTGGATGACTTTTAAAGCATTAGGCGTTCAGCCGGACTCTGCTGCAATGGCGGAAGGTATTTATGTTGCATTAACTACTACTATTATGGGGCTTTTAGTTGCAATTGTATTGTTGCCGCTCCATACTTATATTCAGGGTCTTATTGAAGTGGAACTGGATAAAATTGAACTTGCTACAAAAATGACCAATTGGGGATATGCGGTTGTTAAAGTTAGAGTTGATTCTAATGTGGAATGTGCACTTGAGGCATTACAAGAAGCTGAAGGTGTTGTTAATACAAGGCTGATTTCTGATCCGTATGCCAATATTAAAGTTTCTTTCAAACCAAGTATGTTGGATAAAAGTATCTCGAATATTATTTTAGAAAAATGTAATGTTAATGCGGAAATTACAGAAAGTAAACTAAAACAATAGGTGATTACATGGCTATTGATGTTAGAAAACATAAAAAGAAAGTTTCTGATAGCAAGTTAAATATTAATTTAGTTCCATTTATTGATATTTTATTCACCATTATGATTTTTTTAGTTGTTACAAGTAATTTTTCAGCTACTGATGTTCAAACCGACGATTCTGATGTTGCGGATGCAACTGGAAAACCTAATGTTACTGATGTTTCTGGGGATGTTGAATATTATGTAATGCCTGTAGCTAATCTACATAAAGTTACAGTAAATGGTCAAGACAGGTCAGATGCAATTTCGGGTAATGCGGTTGGAGTTCAAGCAAGGGTAATTGATCAGGGTCAGATTATAATCAAGCCCGGAGAAATTGATATTGTAACTCCTGCAGGTTTTCCAGCCGATAAAGCGGTTCAACGTCCACAAATTTAAAAATTGAGGAATAAAAATGTATACAGGTAGAATTCTATCCGCGGGAATGAACTGTGACGGTAACTCTTTTGTTGCATATAGGGTTTCAAGCAGGTCATTTCCAAATAGGCAATGTTTAAAATATGAAAATCGCGCATCTGTTGTTCCAAAAGAAGGATTTGAAAAGGATATTTATGTAAATCCATATATTACCTACAATTGTATCCGTATTGTGAAGGATGTTGCAATTGTATCTAATGGATCTCAAACAGATGTTATAGCAGATAAAATAGCTGTAGGAATGGATATGAGGGATGCGATGGCATATTCATTACTTACAATGGACTATGAAAAAGATGATTATCATACTCCAAGAATTGCGGCTGTTGTTTCATCAAGTACTGATGAAGATGAATACGAATGTTTCATTGGCATAGTCAATGATAAAAAAATATTTGTTGAACAAGTTCCATATGGTAAGGCAGCATTCATTTCAACATATGGCAGTCAATTACCTGATGCTGTTGATTTTGAAGCGAAAACCTCTTCTGAAGGGGCTAAATATATTTTTGATGAAGGTATTTTTGCAGATTATGAAAAGCCGGTTTCTTCTTCAGCATCTGTTTTTGATGGGGAATGGACTATTGATGTTTACAATCCCTAATTTTTCTTTTTTTATTTTTTTTAGATGGTTATTATGAGTATTGAATTATTTGGTTTAGAGAATATTCCTATTATTGATGGGAATAGCGATATTTCGAAAATCATTGCAGAAGCTATTGAAAAACAAGGTTGCGGACTTCTTCATGGAGATATTATATTGATTGCTGAAACTTTAATTTCAAAAGCCGAAGAAAATTTCATTAAACTGGATGAGCTGACTCCTTCAGTCACTGCTCTTGAATTGGCCAAGATGTGTAAAAAGGATCCTAAATTGGTGGAGGCTATTATTCAGCAGTCTAACGAAGTTGTTGAAGTGGGTCCAAATTTTATTATAACTGAAACACTTCACGGTTTTGTTTGTGCTAATGCAGGTATTGATGAATCCAATGTAGGTAATGGCCTGGCCACACCTATGCCTCGTGATGCTGATAAATCAGCTTTTGAAATTCGTGAATTTTTAGAAGATAAGTTCGGCCAAGAAATTGCAGTTATTATCACTGATACTCAGGGAAGGGCATTCCGGTTTGGTGCTGTAGGTACTGCAATTGGATGTTCGGGCATTTCCCCGATATGGAAACGAGTCGGTGAGAAGGACTTATATGGTAGAGAACTTGAAACTACCGAGATTGCAACCTGCGATGAATTGGCATCTGCAGCATCTCTTATTATGGGTCAGGCTGATGAAGGTTTGCCTGCTGTTATTATCAGAGGTTTTCAAAGTTTCGATGATTTAAGGGATGTTAATTCAACAATCAATCCTGTGCTCATGCCGAAGAAATTTGATGTATTTAGAAAATAAGTGGTTTTATGATTACTGTTTTATCTGGTGGAACTGGTACTCCAAAGTTATTGCAAGGGTTAAAGGAAGTTATTGATCCTGGTGAATTAACAATTATTGTTAATACTTTAGAAAATGATTATTTTTCAGGCGTTTATGTCTCTGCAGACATTGATACCGTATTGTATACCATGGCAGACATGATTAATGATGAGTTATGGTATGGTGTTAAAGACGATACGTTCATAACTCATGAAAGGCTTGAAGAAATTGGTTGTGAGGAATTACTTAGAATCGGAGATATTGACCGTGCAACTAAAATACAAAAGACACAGCTAATGGAAAAATATGGCCTTAATAGGGCATGTGAAATTCAAGCAAGGAATATGGGTATTTCTTCAAGGATTATTCCGATGAGTGAGGAAAATTCAGATATTAAAATTATTACTGACATTGGTGAATTGGAATTCCATGACTTTTTAATTAAGCACCAATCTGAGCCTGAAGTGTTGGATATTAAGTTTTCTAATGTTTCTCCATCTGAAGGAATAACTGAAGCTATTAAAAATTCAAAAGCGGTGATTATCGGTCCATCAAATCCAATTACTTCAATTTTACCAATTTTATCTTTAGAAGGTGTTCGCGATGCCTTAAAAGATACTTATGTTATTGCAGTATCTCCCATTATCGGTTCTGATTCTGTTTCTGGGCCTGCAAACAAGTTTATGAAAGCATTAGATATTGAAGTTTCATCTGTTGGCGTTGCTTTGCTGTATAAAGATTTTTTAAATACGATGATAATTGATGTGCAGGATGAAGACAAAAAAGTTGAGGTAAATCAAATAATTAATAAGGTATTACTTACAAATACCATAATGAATAATTTAGATGCTAAGAAAAATTTGGCTAAAATTATTATTGACTGTATTCCTTAATCATGAAAAGAGGTTATTCAATGATACAAATGACATTAATACAAATTGACAATTACGGGCCTTGGACTGTTACTCCAAGACCTAGAACTGAATCTGACTTACAAATTCTTCAAGCAAGACTATTTGCTGATTTAAATAGTTATTTCGGATCTAAAAAAGGTTTGGTATTCTTTACCAGATTTGATAACTTGCTTGCAATTTCAAATGGTATAAATGAAGAGGACCATTTAAGAATTCAAAGGTCTATTAGAAACAAGTATCCTATTACCATAAGTATGGGAGTAGGTGCTGCTAAAACTCCTCATGAAGCTCAAAAATTAGCCACCATTGCTCTTCAAAAAGCGGGCAGCGCTCAATCCGGAGAGAGAAAAGAAATTTTGGCGATTGATAGTTTGGTTGATGAAGACCACAGTTTTGTTCAAGCAGCTCATATTGATATTAATAGTGTCACAGAAACCTTTACAGATATTGAATCTGCTTTTGATGCGAGTTTCAGTGTTAATAAAGCTCAACATTACTTAATGACCAAGTTAATTAAAA
It includes:
- a CDS encoding GTP cyclohydrolase III — its product is MIQMTLIQIDNYGPWTVTPRPRTESDLQILQARLFADLNSYFGSKKGLVFFTRFDNLLAISNGINEEDHLRIQRSIRNKYPITISMGVGAAKTPHEAQKLATIALQKAGSAQSGERKEILAIDSLVDEDHSFVQAAHIDINSVTETFTDIESAFDASFSVNKAQHYLMTKLIKKGALLFFIGGDNFMAPCNGLSEKEIESLLIEIDEEIGIQLKAGIGRAKNAEDAAYMADIGLEEIRAHNNGMWTWVVEKDD
- a CDS encoding MotA/TolQ/ExbB proton channel family protein codes for the protein MIIEYIMPIFDGVMDIFTQGGIITYIILFVGIYGIIIALRKIAYLRKISEVDTTEILGVVTASMERGGAVEALKQINSFKNPISRIISETLKIGYKNKVEVEESMEQILIVEVGKMTNGLGTIKTLTELAPFLGLIGTVIGIWMTFKALGVQPDSAAMAEGIYVALTTTIMGLLVAIVLLPLHTYIQGLIEVELDKIELATKMTNWGYAVVKVRVDSNVECALEALQEAEGVVNTRLISDPYANIKVSFKPSMLDKSISNIILEKCNVNAEITESKLKQ
- a CDS encoding IMP cyclohydrolase, with the translated sequence MYTGRILSAGMNCDGNSFVAYRVSSRSFPNRQCLKYENRASVVPKEGFEKDIYVNPYITYNCIRIVKDVAIVSNGSQTDVIADKIAVGMDMRDAMAYSLLTMDYEKDDYHTPRIAAVVSSSTDEDEYECFIGIVNDKKIFVEQVPYGKAAFISTYGSQLPDAVDFEAKTSSEGAKYIFDEGIFADYEKPVSSSASVFDGEWTIDVYNP
- a CDS encoding biopolymer transporter ExbD yields the protein MAIDVRKHKKKVSDSKLNINLVPFIDILFTIMIFLVVTSNFSATDVQTDDSDVADATGKPNVTDVSGDVEYYVMPVANLHKVTVNGQDRSDAISGNAVGVQARVIDQGQIIIKPGEIDIVTPAGFPADKAVQRPQI
- a CDS encoding coenzyme F420-0:L-glutamate ligase translates to MVIMSIELFGLENIPIIDGNSDISKIIAEAIEKQGCGLLHGDIILIAETLISKAEENFIKLDELTPSVTALELAKMCKKDPKLVEAIIQQSNEVVEVGPNFIITETLHGFVCANAGIDESNVGNGLATPMPRDADKSAFEIREFLEDKFGQEIAVIITDTQGRAFRFGAVGTAIGCSGISPIWKRVGEKDLYGRELETTEIATCDELASAASLIMGQADEGLPAVIIRGFQSFDDLRDVNSTINPVLMPKKFDVFRK
- the cofD gene encoding 2-phospho-L-lactate transferase yields the protein MITVLSGGTGTPKLLQGLKEVIDPGELTIIVNTLENDYFSGVYVSADIDTVLYTMADMINDELWYGVKDDTFITHERLEEIGCEELLRIGDIDRATKIQKTQLMEKYGLNRACEIQARNMGISSRIIPMSEENSDIKIITDIGELEFHDFLIKHQSEPEVLDIKFSNVSPSEGITEAIKNSKAVIIGPSNPITSILPILSLEGVRDALKDTYVIAVSPIIGSDSVSGPANKFMKALDIEVSSVGVALLYKDFLNTMIIDVQDEDKKVEVNQIINKVLLTNTIMNNLDAKKNLAKIIIDCIP